The following proteins come from a genomic window of Musa acuminata AAA Group cultivar baxijiao chromosome BXJ1-7, Cavendish_Baxijiao_AAA, whole genome shotgun sequence:
- the LOC103991869 gene encoding WRKY transcription factor 72A: protein MEVVVEKPDVEEERKVGCFHDDHGDQIREDSTLIPSEKWAMECTSARPSSSNPKDSTSLTQVHRLESTKAEMVEVREENERLKMILTQITEDYQSLSDIVRREQAKKPIKNTPADDEEVEETISLRLGTSSSGQRKEDKMKIVTGKDSERFGGCLTLGLNMKFEGSDDSLKEPVLNLSSDNSSEELKEEDTGAEPRPPSKAAKSARNGDDEVSQQPLVKKARVSVRARCDGTTMNDGCQWRKYGQKISKGNPCPRAYYRCTVAPACPVRKQVQRCQEDMSILITTYEGTHNHPLPISASAMASTTAAAASMLLSGSSASQPGFPGSFSTAMCNLATSINGNLHGLNLSVSDNLRSQQFHLPNPLISSITSHPTITLDLTVPPSCSFQANQFNSFSSNFTTTTPRYSSTRFNISSSDTNSLPTYEISKYLNNGAKPYDKSSVSLSLGRQPHDYLYRSYLQKTTKPSTPPNQHPLTDTLAKAITSDPKFHSALAATITSYVEARGGKEAVGHGLEWGEQHLNSLALPFPAAPQGNGCATSSYFNRLPGLNLNTQQGSLLLQSSLGFPSTKGASASPRDHNTENM, encoded by the exons ATGGAGGTGGTGGTCGAGAAGCCTGATGTTGAGGAGGAGAGAAAAGTAGGGTGTTTTCACGACGACCATGGCGACCAAATCAGAGAG GATTCCACCTTGATTCCAAGTGAAAAATGGGCCATGGAGTGCACATCTGCAAGGCCATCATCTTCAAACCCCAAAGATTCAACTTCACTTACTCAG GTACACCGACTTGAATCCACTAAAGCAGAAATGGTTGAGGTGAGGGAAGAAAACGAAAGATTGAAGATGATTTTAACTCAGATTACCGAGGATTACCAGTCTCTCTCCGATATTGTTCGACGAGAGCAAGCTAAGAAGCCTATTAAGAACACAccagctgatgatgaagaagtgGAAGAAACTATCTCATTGAGACTTGGGACAAGCTCAAGTGGGCAAAGGAAGGAAGACAAGATGAAAATAGTTACAGGCAAAGACAGTGAAAGGTTTGGAGGATGCCTAACGCTCGGACTGAACATGAAATTTGAAGGGTCTGATGACAGTCTCAAAGAGCCGGTGCTGAATCTGAGCTCAGACAACAGCTCCGAGGAGCTCAAGGAAGAAGACACCGGCGCGGAGCCACGGCCACCAAGCAAAGCAGCGAAGAGTGCCAGAAATGGAGATGATGAGGTTTCACAGCAACCCCTAGTGAAGAAAGCTCGCGTATCCGTTAGAGCAAGATGCGATGGCACTACG ATGAATGATGGTTGCCAGTGGAGGAAATATGGGCAGAAAATATCAAAAGGAAATCCATGCCCTCGAGCTTACTATCGTTGCACAGTTGCACCAGCATGCCCGGTGAGGAAGCAG GTGCAAAGATGTCAAGAGGATATGTCGATATTGATCACCACCTACGAAGGGACTCACAACCATCCACTGCCAATCTCAGCATCTGCCATGGCCTCCACGACCGCAGCTGCCGCCAGCATGCTGTTGTCTGGTTCATCAGCATCGCAACCTGGTTTCCCTGGCTCGTTTTCCACCGCCATGTGCAACCTCGCCACCTCTATTAATGGCAACCTTCATGGCCTAAATCTCAGCGTTTCAGACAATCTCAGATCGCAGCAGTTTCACCTTCCAAACCCTTTAATCTCTTCCATTACTTCCCATCCCACAATCACTTTAGATCTCACCGTACCACCATCATGCAGTTTCCAAGCAAACCAATTCAACAGTTTCTCATCAAACTTCACCACCACCACCCCAAGATACTCGtcaacgagattcaacatctcatCCTCAGATACTAATAGCTTGCCGACGTATGAGATCAGTAAATACTTGAACAATGGAGCCAAGCCATATGACAAGAGCTCAGTATCTCTGAGCCTTGGCAGGCAACCCCATGACTATCTTTATCGATCCTATCTGCAGAAGACCACCAAGCCAAGCACTCCTCCAAACCAGCATCCGTTGACTGACACGCTTGCAAAGGCGATCACGTCGGATCCTAAGTTCCATTCAGCACTAGCGGCCACCATAACATCATATGTCGAAGCTCGCGGAGGCAAGGAAGCTGTTGGCCATGGTCTCGAGTGGGGAGAGCAGCACTTGAATTCACTTGCGCTTCCCTTCCCGGCGGCACCACAAGGGAATGGTTGTGCGACGTCGAGCTACTTTAACAGGTTGCCGGGGTTGAATTTGAACACCCAGCAAGGGAGTCTCCTGCTGCAGTCATCCCTGGGGTTTCCCAGCACCAAGGGTGCCTCTGCCTCACCACGAGATCATAATACAGAGAACATGTAG